CCGTGCCAAtatagatcgtcatggtccattggcgcgctgtGTTGTGAATGGATGTATGtagtcaatcaataccatatgaaataaagttaaattgacatgttaaatagGAACTTTACACTACTCATCCATGTAATAATTATATGCCTGTTGTCGAAGctgcagttcatttacattttactttgaatgatacgGAGTAAATCGGTTATGATTTCACTCAGGCTTTTTTAATCcaagtgaatttttttttatctcaacaTTTCTGgtattatttttagaaatataacaaaatatgaatatgatATATCTTGGTGATTCGAACTCTGAACCTTCGGGTTGCTAAGCaatggttctaccatatgagctatgcggACTTCCGGCAATGTGGAGTTAATGTTATCACTTaagtcagtctagttaatgctaaatttaaaatattttatcaactacgttttttcaatttttcgatacCAGCGCATCAGAGGACCACCTTTTGatacatagaataaaataagacattgtaaaagttggtcttccaatgcgctctatgtcaaaaaTGATACGAATGCGGGAAAAACcccctcgaaagttgcaaatagcctgatgatgcaactttacggtcaTTTGATCATATAACGATTGCAATGAACAAACAAATTTTTCGCAAATAATAATTagtatatgttatagatttaaggtttgtattcaaaaactgagttttaaacatttatttttttgattttgaaaacggtcaccgttaggtcgaaacaggccaatatgcgccatacctctttaCATGGcctagattttatttcacatgcatagatgggaataaaacaatgaattattttataaaagtgtaaatatgtaatatgtgCTGCTTGTGATTGTATAGaataaaacacatttgaaaagtACAAGGATATGTTTTGGATCCGACTACAATTAGCCTATGTACAATAACTTGTAAATCCTGCAATAGACCACTTTCACATTAAAGTACGCATGCGCCGTAACCTATACTACGACAGGGACGCTGAACGAAATCTCGCGTGACTATCCGTTACTTGCATTTGAGGGGGCAAGCGAAAAAGTATGGCAGAGGCCAGGCCTATGTAATGGGCGGTCATGATCATTGTTCTGTGTATGGATGTAGTAACCGTAGATCAAAGAATTCAGTAGTATCGTTTTTTAGATTCCCTGTAAATGCACATCGGAGAAGATTGTGGAAAGTTGCCAGTCAGCGTGACGAAAAAACTTTAAGAATTACTGAGCACACGAAGGTGTGTTCAGTCCATTTTGTCACAGGTAAACCGTCGAAAGACTCCAAACATGTTGACTTTGTGCCTACTCTTAAACTGCACAAACGTGAGATAAGTGCTAAATGCAGAACATCTTCTACCAGTAAAAAGATCTCAGAATGGACGACTTCAGTTGAGAAAGGACATAGTGTATCGGCTAATGTTACAACACCTGGGAAAAGATGCCGGCGGCGCCTGGCCCCATACCAGGTACCTGACATTGGAAGTGAAGTTCAAATTCCGTTACCCGAGACCGCAAAACAGGTAATTATAATCACGTTACACTTCACAACACCCAGTTATTGTTTATGAAAAAAGACTACAAAGCTGGCATATATATGTTCACTCTGTTGCTTTTAATTTTAACAAAGTACACACAATATTAATTAGTAGAACCATTAAACACCATCaatcaattatattaatatagttTATGTTACATAACTAACATGACTACTATCTTACAGCCTTGTAATTGTTGAAtgataaaatttttaaatatttatcttaCTATTCTTACATCAATGAATTAATTATCAAGATGTTTCATATGTTCAAGAATTTACCACTTTATCTCTATGCAGGGGTGGATCCAAATTTTTTTATCAAGGGGGGTGGGGTTGCAACTTTGGGATTTTtatcaaggggggggggggggcaattatAACAGTCGTCataagaatttttttgaaatgcTTCGTTCCTCttttacacattttgtttatagTTTGCAAAGGTGGGGGGTGGTACATATTAAACCTGCTAGGCTTCTGTTACTTATTAAGGTATATTTCTGAACATTTAAGACTTTGTTCTGTCATATTGAGGTAaacttatttttgtattttcagtttCCAGTTCCCTTGACCGAAATACCCGAGGAATCCTACTTTATTGATAGTCAAGACCATGCATACAATGCGAGCTGGACAAGTGCACATGCACCTTATAATGGACAACGCCCATCCACCATCTGTGAAGCTGGAACACAAGTCCCAAAAATTGTGACATCAGATGtatcatcacagacatgtagCAATGTATTAAGTGACTCCGTTTTACTTAAGCAGAAAGATTCATATATACAAACACTCAAGAAACATATACACAGGCTTGAGGACCAGATTGTAAATCAACCCTCATCATTTACAGCTAAGTCCATGTTGACAAATGATAAAAGTGTGCAGTTCTGGACAGGACTACCAAACAAAGGTGTTTTTGATTCCCTGTTTCAGTACCTAAAAGGGAAAGCTCAGAATTTGAGATATGATCGTGGGAATGTGTCGGTTTCAAATAACAGTAGTGATTTGAAAGTAAAACCAGGGAAAAACAGGAAAATAAGTTTGGAAAATGAGTTTTTTGCTGTATTGGTGCGATTACGTGTAAAACTTCTCCTTACGGATATTTCTCAACGCTTAGGCATATCAGAGGCCCATTTCTCTAAAATATTTTCCACATGGGTTCGCTTCCTCAGATTGGAATTGTCAGAACTAATGCGGTTTCCCTCTTTGCGTGAGATACAGCAAAATCTACCTCCTCAGTTTTCTAGGTATCCAAATACTAGAGTGATAATTGATTGCACTGAAATCCATGTTGAAAAACCATCATCTTTGAAAGCTCAGCGACAGACTTGGTCtaattacaaacataacaacacCTATAAGGCACTAGTAGGAATAACTCCAGATGGAACTGTTTGCTTTCTTTCAAACTTATATGGGGGGTGTGCTTCTGACAAAAAGATAACTAGAGAGTGTGGTATTGTCGGTGAACTTGTTTCTGGGGACTGTGTAATGGCTGACCGTGGCTTTGATATAGCGGACTTACTAAATCCTAAAGGAGTGCAACTCAACATTCCCCCATTTCTCCACGCAAAGGATGGACAGTTGACACCAGAACAAGTTGAAGAAACTCGTAGGATTGCCGAAGTTAGAATTCATGTGGAAAGGGCTATACAGAGAATAAAATCTTTCCAGATTCTTCAGGGAACTATACCACTATCTCTCCATGATCTAGTAGAAGACATATTCTTGACATGTgctattttaacaatttttcaAACTCCCATAATTAAAACCAGTTGTGATTGAATTCATTCATTTAGGaatgttttttatatatctaatgaaCAAATGAAAATCTTGGATGAAATGTTAAAACTAGAAGACATTATAAGTGATCCATGATTTTTGTGTTGCACATCTAAATCAAACACAAATGTTacttcaaaataatatttaatgtgaatatttagtgttcataatcaatatatacatgtacaaggaaattctatatatatatgcagtaaATGTACTACCAGCATTATAAACTctaataatatttcatattctgTCAATATTGATTGTCGCTATTACAGTTACTGAGAACCAAGGTCAGGCTTTAcaatattcatcaaaatttgaatatttatattatatctcTGTATGTTTTGCTGATACTAAGCTTTGCGAATTATAAATGATTCATAAAATTCTTaagtgtttttttaatatttacatttctggTAAACACTTCAATCATCTGACTgctatacatgtgtacagtgaACTTTCTTTACATGGATaattacagtatttacaattcatttaaaatagCAAGGGTTTTAGAAACAAAACTGCATTTTCCACAAATAAATCCTCTATTCTCATCAgtaataatgaaaaatagtcCATGTAAAGAGATATTACTGAACATGttacaatacaaaacatatgCTATATATGCTCAGTTCTGGATTGTTAAAGTCATTCTAACACTATGAATATGtaagaaatataaattgatTACTCCAACACTAATGGCTCATTGCCATATATCACTGAAGGATATACAATTTCTGGAAGGACAGCattgttatagaaatattcaagTTTTGGAAGATACTCCATCCAGAGATCTTCATCAAAATCTACAGTTTccacaaatatttcattctttgtacacaagacaaaaTCACACAGGGATATTCCATACACCGCCATTTGTCCGATAACTTGTGTGTAATATGCATGTTTCCTATTAAGGGTGACCTGTgcattttcatcaaatttcagGCACGGTAAAACTTTGCAAGCTTCATGAATAGTTTTGTCCCATGTTGACAAGGGATTTTTTAGCTCGATTACTACCATTCCTCTAACGGGATCTTCCAGAATGCGGTCTGCGGATGCTCCTAAAAAGGGATGTTCCTTGTGAATTCGAAATCCAACTTCCTTCGCTAAACAACGATTTCccgttttgttttgtaaatctGCGAGATATCGCTCGATAGCCTGACCTTCGGCATCAAGCCCAAACTTCATGGCTGCTTT
The DNA window shown above is from Pecten maximus unplaced genomic scaffold, xPecMax1.1, whole genome shotgun sequence and carries:
- the LOC117319625 gene encoding uncharacterized protein LOC117319625, whose protein sequence is MGGHDHCSVYGCSNRRSKNSVVSFFRFPVNAHRRRLWKVASQRDEKTLRITEHTKVCSVHFVTGKPSKDSKHVDFVPTLKLHKREISAKCRTSSTSKKISEWTTSVEKGHSVSANVTTPGKRCRRRLAPYQVPDIGSEVQIPLPETAKQFPVPLTEIPEESYFIDSQDHAYNASWTSAHAPYNGQRPSTICEAGTQVPKIVTSDVSSQTCSNVLSDSVLLKQKDSYIQTLKKHIHRLEDQIVNQPSSFTAKSMLTNDKSVQFWTGLPNKGVFDSLFQYLKGKAQNLRYDRGNVSVSNNSSDLKVKPGKNRKISLENEFFAVLVRLRVKLLLTDISQRLGISEAHFSKIFSTWVRFLRLELSELMRFPSLREIQQNLPPQFSRYPNTRVIIDCTEIHVEKPSSLKAQRQTWSNYKHNNTYKALVGITPDGTVCFLSNLYGGCASDKKITRECGIVGELVSGDCVMADRGFDIADLLNPKGVQLNIPPFLHAKDGQLTPEQVEETRRIAEVRIHVERAIQRIKSFQILQGTIPLSLHDLVEDIFLTCAILTIFQTPIIKTSCD